aAAAGGGTGTTTTTTGAAAGAGGCTTTTGTCAAGCAGAGTTGACAATTGGATTatttgtaatataatatattattgtgGTTACTATTGTTgatatggataaaaaaataagacaaatagaGAACAAAAGTTTGGATCTTTGTTCTTGTTattaattttcttattattcttaACATTTCAACttgtattaatttttattttttttaatttttgtattttttttacctgtactTTTGGCCATTTTACCAAATTCTCTTGAGAACATGCTAATTCCATATTTTAGCAGTCTTTATGTTAAATCCCCTTGACTTAATTGGCATTACCACAACTTCACAGTCCAgttgtattcattaaaaaaacaaaaacaaaagaataaccCTGATTCAAAAGATGTCCATACATGCTCAATAGTGTTtgagtttgggtttttttgttttgttggaaaCTTGTTCAATTCAGCTATCCGCAAAAGAATACATTCATCTGCGTTTACAACTAATTGTTTTGTGGGGGTAAATGTAGAATAAGAGTGGAAAGGTTTGTCGAATTATTTAGCACAGCATTTCggtcttaaaaacaacaattggcGACTTGAAAAGTTGACGcttttttgtgcaaatttaTCGTTGGCAAATCTTCAAATGTTGATATCAAGAAAAGAACAtgggtatgtatgtatttgtgtgtaaaatTACTGTGAAttgtcaaatttgacaaaatagcaAAACAGTGAAACCAGAAATTCAGAAGcaaaatgaagcaaaattatttttttaaagaaaaagaaaaaaaacagttccatACTGCACGATGCTGTAAAGATGAAACACAGTGGAGCTACggcatttttccccaaaagggTTCTGAGCGCTATtcctcccctttttaaaaagttttggaactttttttgtttttttaacagtgcagttttcccatattttaatGAGAATTAAAGACATTCattagaagtttttttttttttaagtaataaaAACTAACACCCAATGTAGGGGAAAAGTCtgaaacatttcaaaaacttctttttcaaatatatatatatagtacattcGACAACCCTCTTGTACCACAGTCTCCAGATCCCTGTTGTATTCTTGAAGAAAGGGGGCGCTCTTGTCATCAAGTCCCATGTCAAGTTCAAATAAAAAGAGGATCATCATAAGAACAACAAGTTTCAGGTAAGAATAATTCATATtactaataattataataatattaacatatggtcattttttttctttttttttcttccatctttAAATTCTGTATACGAAACCATTTTGGCAAGAAGAAGCCAACAAAATAAACCTATTTGGCACAAAATACAGCACTTACGCTCACACaaatttttccccatttcacaCTGGCTATAAAGGTTGCTTGAGGTGCTTGCGTTTTCCACTGCAAATATACTGAGAAAAGTCCATACCTAAAAGGAGGTTAAGGGTAAGAAATAAACGTATGCTGTAGCAAACTGGCCACACAGAGTTTACATGACGAAAAACaagaatttcccccttttttttggtcataaaatgaagattaatgtCATTAAATATAGCAAGAACATGATATAATGGAGttgtattctgtttttatcattTCTAGTAAACAGAATATGACCCCACAGTGGCcaggtatttatattttttagaattagaggctattttttttatccaaaatggAGACTAAGGGCCTTTGCAGCATGGAGTTTAAGTCAAGAAAAATTAATGTTCTTGAGTGAAGAAATACTGGCTGTGGTTTACAGTTAAGGTACTAGAAAtagtacctttttttttttttccatgtggaAATATGAATATGTAATTGGGAGTGGGTACCAAAGAGACGAAAAGGGGAAGGCTAATGTTGCCTAGCAACCTGTCTTGTAACAAATTAAAGTGTGTCCAATAGCTTAGATTGTCTCAGGTTTAAAAACCAGGAGAGGGTGCctgttagctttttttttcatatctctGGAAAAAGTACAGACTGCTACCTAAATTTGAACTATGAGATTCAATATATTAGAAAAACGTTTCtctaaagatgttttttttttcgttgttgttGTTCGGTTAAAGATAATTTTCTCCTTGCGCTTTTGGAATCTTCGGCTccttgtattttgtatttacagGACTTCCACAGTGTTGTTGTGCCCCCTCAGGCCTTTTGTTGTGCTGACACACCCTTCCAATAGTCCAAAATGTCATGGAGATCCTCATCCTTGGCAAACTGGACCTTGCGGCGTAGAGCGTGCCCAGCCGCGACGTAGCCTTCGTCCTCCATAGATGCCTGCCGGTGCCTCTTCCGGTGTAGCTTGAATCGCTCCCAAAGCCCCAAGGTGGGGGTGCACAGAAgcccttcctcttcttcctcctcgtcaTCTTCATCTGGGCTAGAGCAGTAGCTAAGGTTGTGATACTGAGGCGAGAGAGCGTAGTGGGGGGCGAGTTGAGAATAGGCTAGTTCTCTCTGCTTGGACTGCCTACCCAGCGTCACCGGGTCAAGGACGGATGGTTTACGCCCACTGGTGTGGTAGTGGAAATCCTGCATGGTCTGAGGGTGGTGCTGAAGTTCCTGGGAACCCGGATAAGAGTGACGGTGCTCGTGGTACTGCCGGATCCGCTTGGCTTCGGCTCGTAGAATGGCCGCCGCCGGGTTGACCGTACGGACTGGTTCGTCTCCACCTGGGTCACCGGGTGAATTCCTCTCAATGTAGCGAGTCTCTGAGGGATAAAAAGTGCCTTCCGAGTGGAACGAACGAGGACTTCGAACTGAACCGGGGGAGGAAGAGGTGCTGGGTCTTTTGGAAGCTACGGGGGCTTCCATGCTATGGTGCCGCTGTAGAGAGTGGTGGTAGCCTCGACCCCCTCGTCCTCCTTTGCAGACAGGGGAGAGGAACTCGGACCCTTCATCTCCCTGTTCGGAGAGGAGTACAAGTTGTGGTTCAGCAGTAGACACGGACCCCCCGCCAGCTGATGAAGGGGATTTGATACCCTGCTGGAAGGAGGTAGACTCAGACTTGAGAGCATCAATACAGTTGTTGATGATCTGGTTGACTTTATCTACTTCCTTGGCGATAGTAGAGATCTCTGCCACAGAACCCTGGGGATTTGCTTGTTGTGGTATTTCCCGCTCCCTCTCTATGCCAGACCCTCGAACCTCCATGTAGTTGAGCTTGGTGGACTTGTGTACTGGAGTTTCAACCACCTCCTGCAACTGGTAGGGATCTATTTCCGCACCTTGAGGAAGGTAGGGCATCCTGGACACTTTATCCCCCCCAGGCGGAAGTTTCTGTGCAACAGGACAGCCGCCACTCTCTACATCCCCTTTGTCGCCGTACTTTAACTCGATCAGGGTCCTCTGAATTCGGCTTATCTTGCGCTCTTTCTCTTGCGCAATCCTCCTCCGTCTAAGGCAGTGGACTACCAGGCCAAGGAACAGCAGCATTCCAAACAGGCAACCCAAGATAGTCATAATGTAGTGAGTGGCAGATGACTGATTGGCAACCCGTTCTGGTCTGACTCCACGACCCGTAGAGAGAGTAAGACAGGTGTGGTTAAAACGCAGAGAGTTACGTATAGAGGCTACACAGTATGTGTAGTCTGTGTTTGCTTTTAGGTGGGTTAGCTCAATGTCCTGTCTCTGGTACTTTAGGTTCTGGATGTCAGTGAAGAAACTGTTGTTATACAACATCAATATGTACATCTTGCGGTACGGGTGTGGGATTTCCACTGTGATCACAGCACTCGATTGCAACACTTCCTTCAGCGTCATGACAGGATTGATCTCGGTAAAGATGGTGTGGTAGATGACCTCGTCTGGCGGTGTTCCGGATGCGCAGTCATCCAGTCCGCAAGGGGAAAAGTCTGGTGATACAGTGGTGGAATCCAGCAAACTGTTGATGTTAAAGGCGGTAGAGTTGCTGCCGTCCTCGGTGCACACCAGGCCGAGAACGTGCAGGGCGTTGCGCTGGGTTGCCAAGCGGGGGTTTTGGTTCAGCAAGTTGTAGCCGGAGAAACCATGAGGGGAGTCACACACCATGCGTTCGCTGGTTTTGTTGGGAAAAGCGGCAAGCCAGCGCAGGAATGGCAGAAGCTCGCAGGAACAGTTGAAGGGGTTTGTGTACAACTCGCAGGTAGTCAGCTTGGAAAGGCCTGAGAACAAACTGCCATCGAGCACCTGGATCCTAGTGAAGATAAGAGAATCTTCAATTATAGATTGCCCAACGCGTTCTTTCTTAAAACAAATCTATTTCCTTCTTGATTTTATTGTTTGAGTCTGTCTTTCTATTCTGCAATCTAATAAGAGTTCATAGTACTCATATTTCAGTAGACAATTCTTAGGTGATGTTAGTATACTTGACTTTTATCATCAATCAGTGATCctcatccatttttatttcgGTTGTAAACTCACAGTCCAGAACGGAGACAAATTTTCTCCGCCCCCGTGTCTACTTTAACCTCACTCCCACTGATGACTGGCTAATCCCCCCATTTCAAATGTACCTGTTCATGGATAGGTCAATATTCTCAATGTTGGGGCACTCCCAGAATGTATTGGGTAAGACAGCTTCGATGAGGTTGGCTTGGAGGTAAAGGTACTGTAGTTTTCCCAAGCCTCGCAGCATTCCCTCAGTGAGGTTTCTCAGTTTGTTGAAGCCCATCTGGAGAACCTTGGGAGATTTACAGGGGCGGgttggatggagggagggaggacaaAGACAAGTGGGATTACTGGTAATCTCCAATGAGCTATGAGCTAACGGCTCAGCACACTCTTGATGTTTTGCATGATGATCAAAGCCTGAGTCTTTGCATACTCTATTCTTTTCAGCACCATTGACTTAAGTTGCAGGGATACACGTGATGAGACTTCAGATTGATTGATTTGTTCTAGAGTGACTATTTTAAGGCAGGTGTAACGTCTACATGACTAGGCATGTAATGAAAGGCAGAAATTACTCATTGTTCATTTAACTGAAGTAAACGTGATGGTACTGACACATGGTACGTGATAGCATTGATTGACGTTAACCTGGTGAATGGTGTAAtttaatgtgtcattttttcccTACAAGTGTCAATATCTTGTCATTGTAATGTTTCTAAAGTTCCATTCTAAATTGACCTTTCCCATGTCTACCCCTCTCAATTTTTCACTTTGACCATGTGTCAACAATGTTTCTTAACTTGTCAGTGCCACTCCATGTCAAATTGTTACTTAACCATATGCCAATGCCAAGACTCGTGATGTCACTCTTACCATGACTCAATGCTGTCACTTGCATACATTGTTACCATAACTTTGTGTCAATATATACTCAACTTATCACCAGAGCCATGTTTTGCCACTTATCATGGGCCCCCACTTACATAGATTGTCCATTTAACCCTTTAACTTGTCCCTTTTGACCATAAATTCCATCACTTATAACCCTGTGTCAATGCCATCATGCAACCTGTGACCTTTTACCACCGTAATGTCTTACCTGCAAGTTAAACTGTGCCGAGAAGGCACCGTCCTCTACATAGCTGATGTCGTTCTTGGTGAGGTTCAGGTAAGTGAGATTGCCAAAGCGACTGAGGGACGAGTAGTGCACTGATCGGATCTTGTTCTCGTTCAGCCTCAGATCCACGATAGTGCTGCAGAAGATACACACGTAAGTGTTAGGGATACAAAAATTGACCAATGTCTTGTCTTGTATTATTAATCAAGGAAAACTGGTGTTGCCTGTTAATGTGGGCAGGAATGGCTTCATATGGAGGCTGATTCATGCTGCAGATGGCCAACCAAACAAAACCCTTCTCGCCTTCAATCAACCAACAGTCAGCCATTGCCACAGGTAACCTCATGACGGACAGTAGTGTAAGCCAGCCCAGGAACGATCTAAAAGCGATTGAAACTCCACCGCCGCCATTCGATCTAGGCTGCTGGGCTAGGTGAATCGTCTGAATATCCATTGTAGAAATTGACTCCAGGAATACACAAAGGGAAGACAGAAAACAAGAGGGAAGTAGACAACTGCGTCCAAGTTCCTAATTCGTGCTGACAGGTTCGGAATAGTCGGTTCTCATGTCTGTGGAATCCGTCTGCGTCTCTGAGTGGACAAAGCCTCACTCTCCTGCTTCTTCATCCTCAAAATTCTGGTGCAGATGGGTGCCCTGCAGGTGGGTACAACACAGAGGTAAGTAAAAATCAAgtcatgacaacaacaacaacaactaaaggATAATCAATGAGAAATCTAGTGTATTATGATGCCATGGGTGTTCCTACACATTATCTTTTAATCTCTTGAGTTCTTTAAAACAAAGTAGCTAAgtcataatgaaaaaaaatctaatcttgtCTTGACACAGTTGGATTTCTCTTTTCTGCAAACAAAATCTACTGCCTAGTTTTTATCCTTGAGTCCCTTTAGGCTGCTGCTAAAAATGGACACATATGAAACACTATTCATTAAAAGCAAGGAAATACTATCAATGCTCGACAGTGTTGTTGAGCTGTTGCTATTCTTAGGCAGA
This region of Stigmatopora nigra isolate UIUO_SnigA chromosome 6, RoL_Snig_1.1, whole genome shotgun sequence genomic DNA includes:
- the LOC144197659 gene encoding protein ELFN1-like, encoding MDIQTIHLAQQPRSNGGGGVSIAFRSFLGWLTLLSVMRLPVAMADCWLIEGEKGFVWLAICSMNQPPYEAIPAHINSTIVDLRLNENKIRSVHYSSLSRFGNLTYLNLTKNDISYVEDGAFSAQFNLQVLQMGFNKLRNLTEGMLRGLGKLQYLYLQANLIEAVLPNTFWECPNIENIDLSMNRIQVLDGSLFSGLSKLTTCELYTNPFNCSCELLPFLRWLAAFPNKTSERMVCDSPHGFSGYNLLNQNPRLATQRNALHVLGLVCTEDGSNSTAFNINSLLDSTTVSPDFSPCGLDDCASGTPPDEVIYHTIFTEINPVMTLKEVLQSSAVITVEIPHPYRKMYILMLYNNSFFTDIQNLKYQRQDIELTHLKANTDYTYCVASIRNSLRFNHTCLTLSTGRGVRPERVANQSSATHYIMTILGCLFGMLLFLGLVVHCLRRRRIAQEKERKISRIQRTLIELKYGDKGDVESGGCPVAQKLPPGGDKVSRMPYLPQGAEIDPYQLQEVVETPVHKSTKLNYMEVRGSGIEREREIPQQANPQGSVAEISTIAKEVDKVNQIINNCIDALKSESTSFQQGIKSPSSAGGGSVSTAEPQLVLLSEQGDEGSEFLSPVCKGGRGGRGYHHSLQRHHSMEAPVASKRPSTSSSPGSVRSPRSFHSEGTFYPSETRYIERNSPGDPGGDEPVRTVNPAAAILRAEAKRIRQYHEHRHSYPGSQELQHHPQTMQDFHYHTSGRKPSVLDPVTLGRQSKQRELAYSQLAPHYALSPQYHNLSYCSSPDEDDEEEEEEGLLCTPTLGLWERFKLHRKRHRQASMEDEGYVAAGHALRRKVQFAKDEDLHDILDYWKGVSAQQKA